Within the Platichthys flesus chromosome 16, fPlaFle2.1, whole genome shotgun sequence genome, the region CTGTGTTCCAGAGATGTtggtgtaaaatgtaaaaagtgttTTCGGTCTTCTGAAGCATTGCGATAATAGTGAATTATAAGTGTTGCAGTATTATCATGTTTACTACAGTACATGTCtggataattgtttttttatcgcACCAAATGTTTTAACTCAGGactgaggagcagctgcaggagctctCCACGGTGCTGAAACCCTTGTCTTCCTCACATCGTGTCTTAACGGTCCAGACAACATGAAGAGGACAAAATATGTATTATAAACATGACCCTGATCACTTAAAATGATCAGGATTTAACCTTGTTAGTTGAGTGTTTGGTTTGAtatgttgtatttctttacCAGCTCGTCCAGAGTCTGACCAGTCTGTACACTGTTTCAATATTTGCAACAAATATGTTCTTCCTCCTTTAAAACCTATagtgaaaatattttaaaacactgttttttttttgtgtctgtcgaGCTAAAAAGAAGGGCGCATTGGCACCATTTTAATTCATGAGGAAGAATGGCAGCACTGCCCTCTCCCTTCTGTCCCAGTTTGTAAGATGAAGGCCCCGAGGCTCTGTGAGGAACTCCTGCAGGTTGTGGCATCAGGCCCAGTCCGCCTTGGATTATCCAATAACAACAGTGATGTAGGGTGCAGGGTTATCTGTGCAAAACAtcctgttattgttttataattGTAATGTCCTACAGAGACACGTGACTGAAATATTCGCTGAAAATTCGATCGAAAGAAGTTTTCTCAATTTCCAATTGAAATTTTGAAATGGTAACAGGATGCAATGTGTGCTCGATAAGTGTAAAAAGCCAAAGAAAGTTTCACAGtctcatttattgtcattttttattttaccacacAGTTGGTTGAATACAAAGTTGAAAGACTTgaatttcatgaaaaaaaagatcagCCACACATAGGATCCCTTCGTTTACACACACTATTAACAttaattacaaaaacaacacaataaatacgtgcaataataataataataacttactTAACAGAAgataaaattcaaataaaaatgtaaatattgaatcaatttttaaattaaaatacagtGCAATGACTCAAGTAGCAGAATACgagtaaataagtaaaaaacGAAAATGAGAACAAAAGTTGATTTCGTTTAAtgtatatgattttttttaagttaaaacattttgacGAACCCAGCCAGATTCGTTGGGTGTTAATTCAATTGTGCAAGCCtgtgtgtttccgtgtgtgtgtgtgtgagtttgtgtgtgtgtgtgcgtgtgtgcgtgcgcgcacCCGTGCGTGCAACAGCAGTGCTGATGAAACACATCCAGTGTCTTCCTGGGCCTTGCTGCCTCGCTCTCTGGTCTCGTTGGGTTTTGCATAGATGTAAAACAATTGGATTGATTCGCTGGAGAACAGATTCTTCTAAAACTACCCAACTAGCACATTTATCTGGGTGCAGCATTTCCCACTGCAAATTCTTTACATTTCACAATTTCAACTAAACACACCTTCCACTCAAAGTATCACACGAACAGACGAGTAGATGTGATTTGCATTAGCTTGTTAATTGATTTATTCCGATTTCTTAGAAAATCGCCGCCAGTGTCAGGGTGCAGCTGCAGCCAGTGATGTCGTGGTCAATAAATAAGTGGCAAGACTTTCACTGCCAGTCTTCAAAAACGCAAACAACcatcaatacaaacacaattcacattttaaaaaacattgatATAATTCCCTCACTCAGGGGTCTTGTGATTTGTTAATCAAATTTCCTCTTGGATATTTGTGTCAGCCTTTTAAAAGTTGGATAAATTGTGTTGCGCAGAATGAGACTTGATTAGATGGATTGTCGTCCACTACATCCCTGACTATAGCAAACCAATGGTTCAATattgaataaattaatggaGAACACCAATGATAACATCTCTCCAGAATCTCTATGTCCTGGTGCGTACGCTTTTCTCCAAAAGTGTGCCGTGGATAGATTGTTGATTGCAATGTTTACGCTCAATAGGCTTTTTTAATTGTGAAAGAACGCGTTCAGTTCGTCGTACGCCGGGGCCCGTTCGTGGTGTAAGTGCATGTCGTGGTAAGGCAGGACGTTTTCAGAGTGAATGCCACTGCGGGCCCCCGAGGAGCCAAAGACCAGGTTGTGGGCCCCGCTGGGCCTGGAGCCTGGCAGGCCAGAATAATGCATAGAGTAGTGGTACCCCTTCTCGTTTTCGGGCGACGCGGGGCCTTGGTGCTTCACAGAAAAGTTGCCATTGACGCACAGTGGAGGGCTTAGGGGCGCCTCGTAATCGGGGCTGTTATACTCCGGGGATCCGCCACCAGGGTACACCGAATCGTAAGTGGAGCAGTAGCCGTGCGTCCTGAGCGGGAGCGAGTTCGAGCCCGGCTGGCAGTGGGGGCTGGACAGACGCGCGCACTGGTAAGGGTAGGAATGCATGGAGAAGGAGCCGGATCCGTACCTGCTCCCGTCCTGACACTGCTGCTCGGTCAGGAAGTTGCGGGAGTTCAGCTGCAGGCACCCCGCCACTAGGTTGGTCGTGGGCTGCGAGAGTCCCTTGCACAGCGTCTGGACGTAGGACACGAGGTCGGGCCTTTTCCCAGCGCGCAATATCTCCGACAGGGCCCAGATATAGTTCTTAGCCAAACGCAGCGTCTCGATTTTGGACAGTTTTTGCGTTTTGGAGTAGCAGGGCACAACTTTACGCAGATTGTCGAGCGCAGAGTTCAGGTCGTGCATGCGGGTCCTCTCCCGCGTGTTGGCCTTTGTCCGTCGCACTTTGGAGCGCTCCATCCGGGCCGCGGTCATTTTGCGCTTCTTGGGGCCCCTCTTCTTGGGTCTCTCCCCCCCTGTGTCCTCTCCGTCGTCCTCTTCATCTATTTCATCGTCGTCGTTGTCGTCTTCCCCATTGTGCTCGGACTGTGTCAGGCTGCCTCCTCTTAGGTCGGAGCCGTCCATGTCCTCGTGGGTGTCCTGATCCTCTTCCTTGAGCTTGGGATCGTCTCCGTCGCTGTCGTCCGCCCAGCCGGAGTATTTCTGCACGTCGGGAAGCAGCGAGGGGTCACTGAAAAGCCTCGTCAACATTGTGGCTCTGCAAGAAAggaaaatacatattaaaaaaagaaacctcaCAAAACCGGGAATGGACCCTATCTATGAGTATTTATAATGAATTTAAGAAAACCAATAAAACACTGTCGTTTGAGGTTAAACTGACTAAGGCGGAGATCACCATAAAGACCCGAATATTGTCCCTGTAGAAAAACCATTAAGCTCCACTGAGGAAGTATTAACTTCACCATGAAAGGTCAATAAATCTCGGTATTCACGTGGCCACTTTTGCTCCTGTTTTTCTTAAATTATAGCCTGTTAGAATTATTTTTACCTCAAGTAGAAGAAAAGGTGTAAACTTAGGGGAAATTTAAAAGAGAGACCATAAATAAAAATCATCCCCTAAAGCTTTACGCCGGTTTACAGCCAGACGCATCCCCATTTAATTCCCTGCTGTCATCCGTGTGCCCTGTCGCGTCCTCCCGCAGCGGGTCCCAGCGGCAGGGGCCACATTACAGGTCCCATGGGGGCCCCCACTTTCACTCCTCCCGACGCCCATATATATACACTCCTGGCTGCATTCCAGCACTATTCATCCACACCCGTGCACCACTCCTCGGAGGAGGCGAAAGAGGACTTAATTTAATTGATAGGCCGTGTTGGAGCTCCGTTTAAAGTCAGGGTGGATTATTAGAATAAGGCTTATGCACAAATCCCGACTCAACCTGTAAAATAACTTAAAGGCCAATTGTAATATTATGGCCAGTAGATAACACTGCTGAGAGGAAAGAAGGCGTAcaactaataataatgataataataataataacgataataataattatggtAAAATATTTCGGGGGGAAAAAATCACTATTGGCTCAGCTGTAACGAACCACAATGAAACCATTATTCTCCCATTAACTGCCAACAGCTAATTCAATTCATATGCAAACATGATTTTTAATACGTCTGAAAATGAATAAACTAAATCGATGAGCCTACCCCTCGATCAGTAAATGCAGCGCACCCCCACAAAAGCCGACGAGTTGATCTTTGACAGCTTCAATAAGCCTCCATTGGCTTCCTCCTTAACACCTTCCACTTCCCATCTATTAttacagtgcagcagcagcagacacagaccTGCAGCCCATGCTAAGGTAGGCTGTGACGGTTGGTTAATTATCTCGGGGGGTGTGCCAGGGGCAAAATCTAGTTTTTAAATCTCAGGCTCAGGAGGTTTGCTCAATtaggagagtgggagagaggaggcaaaaaaaacaacataacgTTTAATTAACAGAGCGTGCAGTTTACACGAAATAGATTTCACACATAATTCAGTATGCACGAGTGCATGATTTCGAAgcactttttttccccttaacCCTTTACAAATGGAAATCGCTTGTACCCCTTTAGCCCtcgttaaatataaaaacacaactcgTTTACGCGCAGAAATTCAAGGAGGTGGAACCCTCCGCGCATTTACTccactgcagcaacaacaacgagcgtggtgtttattttaaaagacaatGTTATGACGGGAAGGCTTGCCGGGAGATAAAACTGCACAAACAGAGATAAATCACGGCGCCTGTCACAGTCAATGGCGCCGTCCAACCCTTTCATTTTGCTCCGAGGGTGAACATGCAAATCATCGACAGAACCTTCAATAAATCTCTCGTTAGGAGCGAGGACGTCCTTCGGTGCGGAGCTGGTGTAAACATCCTCTTAGCTTGCATCGTCTCTATTCTATTGTTATTCGAGGTCTGGACGCAGAAATCtgtgaaatcaaatcagtgtCCGGTGAGATCTACATTCTCAGCCTGCGGTGGCGACTCCTCAATCTTCAGGACTTGCTCCCGGTAAACGATCCCCCGGCGGAGTGAGAAGGACCCGAGCGCTGGATTTGATCTTAGCCTTTTCATAACCCAGGTAGATTTGGATGACAAAAGTTGAAGGGCAcgcggagagagagagtgagagagagagagagagagagagagggagagggagggagaggagctgtTTGTGCATGAAGCGCGCCCATTCGGAGATCCAATTAACTGAGAAACAtggacatgcatgtgtgtgtggatccaGTTTTTTGGATCAGAAAAACGTGCCATCGCCTAAATAGACACCACAAAGAGTCACGGCTGACAGAGCAAAGTCACTGGcaaaatgtgaatataaatataaaatctatatACATTCGGATCCATGCCCAAGATCATAGGCACTAAAGGTGATTTAATCCACCAAAGCACGCTATTAAAAGTATTACCCAACTATTTGCATATAAAACACAACCTTGAATGATTATACAGCTCattattacatttaatgtcTCCTCCATTTTGGACCACCGCGCACTTCTGCATCCAcatgtatttattgttattattctacTATTACCtaagtgttgtttgtgttccaACTTACCTCGTCTCGAGCTCGTCGCGGGGCACTGGAgggtaaataataataataataatagtaataattaaaaaaacacgcGCTGGAGTTTCAGACCATCTTCAGGGACCTCCCGAGCGAAGCAACGCTCCTCGTCAATGTGTGTAGGTGCAGGCAGCGCGCGACTTTCTTCCACCGACGCTGGTGATggtgcctctctctcccccaagTGCGCGCACTCCAATCACCCGAGCTCTTGTGCGTCCTGGCGCGTCTGTGTGTAGTATACGTGTGagtatgcatgcatgtatgcGTGTATGACTGTGTGCGAGGGTGTGTGTGGCAACTGTGAGCTACCGGGGACGGGGGTTACATACCAGCTCAGGCTGCGATGCCAGCGCCCATATGGCTGGCACGTCACCGGCAAGAGCCATCACATGAGAGCCCGGTGATTGACATGCGCCCGCATTTGCCCTCCCGGGGGatagagagacacagggagagagagagagagagagagagagagagagatggtggaggaggtggaggacgaggaggaggaggaggaggaggagggctccGCCATCTGTCACCGCGCTAGCTCTCACACAgccagaaaagaggaggaaaaacagaagagagagagagagagagagagagatagagggagaaaataaaatggtGGAACAACAAAACTCATCATTGCTGACCCCAGCTGCTGCTTCCGTGGATGTAGGCAATTTGTTTCAGTCAAACCTGTGAATTTTCACCCCATTCAACTCACCATGCAATACAATGTGGAGCACATAATGGGAGTTCAATATACGTCTGAGTGTGATCAGGTTGATGCAGAACTTATAGACTCGCTATAAATACGTATATGAGTGTTGCACGCCTCAGGGTCATGTGTGAAGTGCCTATATCCGCTATAAAATCACCTCTATGTGCATTAAGTCACAGCACAGCAGATAAACTGTGACCTCCAGCCCCAAACAAGAGCTGCTACAAAACCACTTCTACAAAACACAATCAC harbors:
- the LOC133970418 gene encoding neurogenic differentiation factor 2-like, translating into MLTRLFSDPSLLPDVQKYSGWADDSDGDDPKLKEEDQDTHEDMDGSDLRGGSLTQSEHNGEDDNDDDEIDEEDDGEDTGGERPKKRGPKKRKMTAARMERSKVRRTKANTRERTRMHDLNSALDNLRKVVPCYSKTQKLSKIETLRLAKNYIWALSEILRAGKRPDLVSYVQTLCKGLSQPTTNLVAGCLQLNSRNFLTEQQCQDGSRYGSGSFSMHSYPYQCARLSSPHCQPGSNSLPLRTHGYCSTYDSVYPGGGSPEYNSPDYEAPLSPPLCVNGNFSVKHQGPASPENEKGYHYSMHYSGLPGSRPSGAHNLVFGSSGARSGIHSENVLPYHDMHLHHERAPAYDELNAFFHN